The proteins below are encoded in one region of Lytechinus pictus isolate F3 Inbred chromosome 11, Lp3.0, whole genome shotgun sequence:
- the LOC129271618 gene encoding DNA polymerase epsilon subunit 4-like, translated as MAEESSAVPREVQEENENSETKEDEKSQTATRNNKFPLTRIKNIMKTDPDVTLASQESVFLLAKATEYFLENFTKSAYSFTERGKKKTIRKQDIDLSIDAHDSYAFLEGALEWN; from the exons aTGGCTGAAGAAAGTTCTGCGGTTCCGCGGGAAGttcaagaagaaaatgaaaactcAGAGACGAAAGAGGATGAAAAATCTCAAACAGCCACGAGAAACAACAAATTTCCATTGACGAGGATAAAGAACATTATGAAAACTGATCCCGATGTGACACTAGCAAGTCAGGAATCTGTATTTTTATTAGCGAAGGCTACA GAGTATTTCCTCGAGAATTTTACCAAATCTGCATACAGCTTTACTGAAAGGGGCAAGAAGAAGACCATTAGGAAACAAGATATTG ATCTCTCAATTGATGCACACGATTCCTATGCCTTTCTTGAAG GAGCTCTTGAATGGAACTAG